From a single Papaver somniferum cultivar HN1 unplaced genomic scaffold, ASM357369v1 unplaced-scaffold_19, whole genome shotgun sequence genomic region:
- the LOC113338650 gene encoding lysM domain receptor-like kinase 3, giving the protein MCKTKMNVKEPIPLSSRKSYEKSRSLPNSNPSTSSTSNPSTSTSNAFSSDNNHTNTSSESRTSRSSLKSLKDSLPETTHIYDFSEIRKATNNFLAKRFSSSSSSAASDWKCLIRGKDVIIFQRKFQRSIDSSKLRERLTAICKSHHISLIKLLGASVSGDYIYLVYEYVNGGNLRDCLRNSRNPEFTVLSTWMSRMQIAADVAQGIEYIHHFCGLDLALVHNHIKSSSIIVTEPLYNAKICHFGTSELCGEINENREVIQSSVGEIQEEIQSLPSSSKLRRTKSVKFTGTKGYMSPEYQQSGIATQKSDVYAFGVVILELLSGEEPVKFKLDQETGQYRSVSVIETAKEAIESEDFEKIRRWIDRRLKDSFPVEIAERLTRVALECVHAEADKRPDMRRVSGKISKLYLESMKWKEKMGTLMDFTMSLVAR; this is encoded by the coding sequence ATGTGCAAAACCAAAATGAATGTAAAAGAACCGATTCCACTTTCATCGAGAAAATCCTATGAAAAATCTCGTTCACTTCCGAATTCAAATCCATCGACTTCTTCTACTAGTAATCCATCAACTTCTACCAGTAACGCATTCTCTAGTGACAACAATCACACAAACACATCATCAGAATCAAGAACTTCACGATCTTCACTAAAGAGTTTAAAAGATTCATTACCAGAAACCACACATATATACGATTTCTCAGAAATCCGGAAGGCGACGAACAATTTCTTAGCGAAACGATTCTCATCGTCTTCTTCGTCGGCGGCATCCGATTGGAAATGTTTGATTAGAGGTAAGGATGTGATTATATTTCAACGTAAATTTCAACGGTCGATTGATTCGTCGAAACTCCGTGAACGGTTAACGGCGATTTGTAAGAGTCATCATATTAGTTTGATTAAGTTGTTAGGTGCTTCGGTTTCCGGGGATTACATTTATTTAGTATATGAGTATGTTAATGGTGGTAATCTTAGAGATTGTCTTCGAAACAGTAGAAATCCGGAATTCACTGTGTTGTCGACATGGATGTCTAGAATGCAGATTGCTGCTGATGTTGCTCAAGGAATTGAGTACATTCATCATTTCTGTGGGTTGGATTTGGCATTAGTCCATAATCATATCAAAAGTAGTAGTATAATTGTCACGGAGCCTTTGTATAATGCGAAAATATGTCATTTCGGAACGTCGGAGCTTTGCGGAGAAATTAATGAAAATAGAGAAGTAATTCAATCGTCTGTGGGTGAAATACAAGAAGAGATTCAGTCTCTGCCGTCGTCTTCGAAATTGAGAAGGACGAAGAGTGTGAAGTTTACAGGGACTAAAGGTTACATGTCACCGGAGTATCAACAGAGTGGAATAGCAACACAAAAGTCAGATGTGTATGCATTTGGTGTAGTGATTTTAGAACTATTGTCAGGTGAAGAACCGGTCAAGTTCAAGCTTGATCAAGAGACTGGGCAGTATAGAAGtgtttcagtcattgaaacagcTAAGGAGGCAATTGAATCAGAGGATTTTGAGAAAATTAGGAGATGGATTGATAGAAGATTGAAGGATTCATTTCCTGTTGAAATTGCGGAGAGATTAACTCGTGTAGCATTAGAATGTGTACATGCTGAAGCCGATAAGCGTCCGGATATGAGGCGTGTGTCAGGTAAGATTTCGAAGCTTTATTTGGAGTCTATGAAATGGAAGGAGAAAATGGGTACTCTTATGGATTTTACTATGTCACTGGTAGCTCGCTAG
- the LOC113338303 gene encoding uncharacterized protein LOC113338303 produces the protein MAIKQNFFLLSFSFPPHSHTLSAVLLLSGCLRAFWPFCFPPPLLRQFSDSTQRKMLGNWEENGNSWTMIENSSMPASGEVVAGGITYNNALVEGDGICDPASEDEITEMKDLLAEPESVKISMDALLYCNNEYLEKCLGTGDVLGSAHQNNHLKSYTGTMQSDIPLYHNDLVNANGVREEDLHVTGGLSSASNELILDTKYIARFSNLEYTCEGLHSVNLSLETCSPGLGGRVSDSSEALDLSAGTMNLLPESTSDQNVLLLDKLTTHELQLAYRGIFCLETTVKDRDWLFSRISLGLQNFIMENGPGFLERETSSTECEDTHLKCSNDSHGTNSSFESCSPGLSEWVADGAQALDLSAGTVNPVPVSTSDQNFLILDKLTTHELHLAYRGIFGLETTVKDRKWLLSRISLGLQNFIETENGPAFLERETSFTQREDMHLKCSDDSHGKNSSFENSPGLSERVTDGAEAINLSAATINSVPESTSDQYALLFDNMTIHELHQAFRSTFGLETAVEDRKWLISRISLGMQKFIEAEDCSIFLESRVSSAKHEDMPLRCNNDSHGNNSSKSCSSGLSERLTDGGETLDLSAGTIPVSESTSDQNGHLLDKLTTQELQYAFKSTFDLETTVEDRKWLINHILIGLQNFVEMENVSGFLEREISFTNHVDVQLRCSNDSLGTDSSFVDTKNVSGFPEREVSSTKHVDMHVRCSDDSLGTDSSFASVVGNWAKSLCSSQTEKVTSLDVYTTSHSKVNDTGFGLMSWRNGGAVKKRKRSRKPTRGFIEASDLKSRYCIEKLENRITSSKDKLNELSNQNLLNGVVDMASNCKQDTSGDSDSQVTCGRWKAKRFAKKNTSVRVHEHDPGDNKNDRSCCDPEHSSDLESSHREWQDDMSESDDGIMTVSTRKDPSRRKNHRVWTLSEVMKLIEGVSQHGVGRWTEIKRLLFPSSAHRTAVDLKDKWRNLLKASGAKLKNKRKDYIGQKGSQPIPESALKRVKELAIIHLYPRPCQSKHTSSRTSKLVNTALQSPSNHAASNSDTTVCRRGRTHRKSIT, from the exons AGGAAAATGCTGGGAAATTGGGAAGAAAATGGCAACAGTTGGACCATGATAGAGAACAGTTCCATGCCTGCTTCGGGCGAGGTAGTGGCAGGAGGAATTACTTATAACAATGCCCTG GTTGAAGGAGATGGAATATGTGATCCTGCTTCAGAAGATGAAATAACTGAAATGAAGGATTTGTTAGCAGAGCCAGAAAGTGTCAAAATATCAATGGATGCGCTACTGTATTGCAACAATGAATATTTAGAGAAATGCTTAGGAACTGGAGATGTTTTAGGTTCCGCTCATCAGAACAATCATTTAAAATCTTATACTG GTACAATGCAGTCCGATATTCCTCTATATCATAACGATTTAGTGAATGCCAAT GGAGTTAGAGAGGAAGATCTTCATGTAACAGGTGGCCTATCAAGTGCTTCCAATGAACTCATTTTAG ATACGAAATATATTGCTAGATTTTCCAATTTGGAGTACACATGCGAAGGACTCCATTCAGTAAACCTCAGCTTGGAAACTTGCTCTCCAGGCTTGGGTGGGCGGGTCAGTGATAGTTCTGAAGCATTAGATTTATCAGCTGGTACAATGAATCTACTGCCTGAATCTACATCAGATCAAAATGTTCTCTTACTTGACAAGCTGACCACTCATGAACTGCAGCTGGCCTACAGGGGCATATTTTGTCTGGAGACCACTGTTAAGGACAGGGATTGGCTTTTTAGTCGTATCTCACTTGGTTTGCAGAACTTTATAATGGAGAATGGTCCGGGCTTCTTGGAAAGGGAAACATCTTCTACGGAGTGTGAAGACACGCATTTGAAATGTAGTAATGATTCTCATGGAACGAATTCCTCCTTTGAGAGTTGTTCTCCAGGCCTGAGCGAGTGGGTCGCCGATGGTGCTCAAGCATTAGATTTATCTGCCGGTACAGTTAATCCAGTGCCTGTATCTACATCAGATCAAAATTTTCTCATACTTGACAAGCTAACCACTCATGAACTGCACCTGGCCTATAGGGGCATATTTGGTCTCGAGACCACTGTTAAGGACAGGAAGTGGCTCCTTAGTCGTATTTCACTTGGTTTGCAAAACTTTATCGAAACGGAGAATGGTCCGGCCTTCTTGGAAAGGGAAACATCCTTTACCCAACGAGAAGACATGCATTTGAAATGTAGTGATGATTCTCATGGAAAGAATTCCTCCTTTGAGAATTCTCCAGGCTTGAGTGAGCGGGTCACTGATGGTGCTGAAGCAATAAATTTATCAGCTGCTACAATTAATTCAGTGCCTGAATCTACATCGGATCAATATGCTCTCTTATTTGACAACATGACCATTCATGAATTACACCAGGCCTTCAGAAGCACATTTGGCCTCGAGACCGCTGTTGAAGACAGGAAATGGCTTATTAGCCGTATTTCACTTGGTATGCAGAAGTTTATCGAAGCGGAGGATTGTTCGATCTTCTTGGAAAGCAGAGTATCTTCTGCAAAACATGAAGACATGCCTTTGAGATGTAATAATGATTCTCATGGAAATAATTCCTCCAAGAGTTGCTCTTCAGGCTTGAGTGAGCGGCTCACTGATGGTGGTGAAACCTTAGATTTATCAGCCGGTACAATTCCAGTGTCTGAATCTACGTCAGATCAGAACGGTCACTTACTTGACAAGCTGACCACCCAGGAACTACAGTATGCTTTTAAGAGCACATTTGATCTTGAAACCACCGTTGAGGACAGGAAGTGGCTTATTAACCATATCTTAATTGGTTTGCAGAACTTCGTTGAAATGGAAAATGTTTCGGGCTTCTTGGAAAGGGAAATATCTTTTACGAATCATGTGGACGTGCAATTGAGATGTAGTAATGATTCCCTTGGAACTGATTCATCCTTTGTTGATACGAAAAATGTTTCAGGCTTCCCGGAAAGGGAAGTATCATCTACGAAACATGTAGACATGCATGTGAGATGTAGTGATGATTCCCTTGGAACTGATTCTTCTTTTGCAAGTGTAGTGGGTAACTGGGCTAAATCACTGTGCTCGAGTCAAACAGAAAAGGTTACTAGTCTGGATGTTTATACAACCAGTCATTCCAAGGTCAACGATACTGGATTTGGATTAATGAGTTGGAGAAATGGGGGAGCAGTTAAGAAGCGGAAGAGATCACGTAAGCCTACCCGGGGATTCATTGAAGCATCAGATTTGAAATCAAGATATTGTATTGAGAAGTTGGAGAATCGCATTACAAGCTCAAAGGATAAGTTGAATGAACTGAGCAATCAGAACCTTTTAAACGGAGTTGTTGACATGGCATCCAACTGTAAACAGGACACTTCTGGTGATTCAGATAGTCAGGTAACATGTGGTCGTTGGAAGGCTAAGAGGTTTGCGAAGAAAAATACGTCTGTTCGG GTGCATGAGCATGACCCTGGGGACAACAAAAATGACAGGTCATGCTGTGATCCTGAACACAGTTCTGACTTGGAATCATCTCACAGAGAATGGCAGGATGACATGTCAGAGTCGGATGACGGCATCATGACAGTAAGCACTAGAAAGGATCCGAGTCGGAGGAAGAATCACAGAGTATGGACTCTATCTGAAGTGATGAAACTGATTGAGGGTGTTTCTCAGCACGGAGTTGGAAGGTGGACCGAGATTAAGCGGCTCTTGTTCCCATCATCTGCTCATCGCACTGCTGTTGATCTTAAG GACAAATGGCGTAATCTCCTAAAGGCTAGTGGAGCCAAATTGAAGAACAAAAGAAAG GATTACATAGGGCAGAAGGGGTCACAGCCGATACCTGAGTCAGCTCTAAAGCGTGTCAAGGAACTGGCCATCATCCATCTGTACCCAAGGCCGTGCCAATCCAAGCACACATCTAGTAGGACATCCAAGCTCGTAAATACAGCACTACAGTCCCCCTCAAATCATGCTGCCTCCAATAGTGATACCACAGTCTGCCGCAGAGGAAGAACACACAGGAAGAGTATCACGTGA